From Saccopteryx leptura isolate mSacLep1 chromosome 3, mSacLep1_pri_phased_curated, whole genome shotgun sequence, one genomic window encodes:
- the LOC136397382 gene encoding binder of sperm protein homolog 1-like gives MPYYPEVKGGKCVFPFYYKTGMFYDCVKFNAKHMWCSLNKTYQGYWKYCAEEDFAKCMFPFWHRRMIYWECTGDSDAFGRKWCSLTWNYNKDRVWKYCD, from the exons aTGCCTTACTATCCAGAAGTCAAGG gtgGCAAGTGTGTCTTTCCATTCTACTATAAAACCGGGATGTTCTATGACTGCGTCAAGTTCAATGCAAAACACATGTGGTGCTCCTTAAACAAGACTTACCAGGGGTATTGGAAGTACTGCGCTGAGGAAG ACTTCGCCAAATGTATGTTCCCCTTCTGGCACAGACGCATGATCTACTGGGAATGTACCGGAGACTCGGATGCATTTGGCAGGAAATGGTGTTCACTGACCTGGAACTACAACAAGGATAGGGTTTGGAAATACTGTGACTGA